The Geobacillus stearothermophilus ATCC 12980 genome contains a region encoding:
- the tilS gene encoding tRNA lysidine(34) synthetase TilS: MMDKVRAFIDRHGLLSKGATVIVGVSGGPDSLALLHVFLSLRDEWKLRLVAAHVDHMFRGRESEEEMEFVKHFCAEHRILCETAQIDVPAFQRRTGLGAQEAARNCRYRFFAELVKKHQAQYVAVGHHGDDQVETILMRLVRGSTGKGYAGIPVKRPFHGGYLIRPFLAVSRADIEEYCEKAGLAPRRDPSNEKDDYTRNRFRRYIIPLLKQENPRLHERFQQYSEMMAEDEQFLEELAIDALNKVMEKQYNEVVLHLRPFLALPRPLQRRVLQLLLLRLYDAVPAALTFVHIGHILMLCERARPSGQIDLPKGLKAIRSYDRCLFTFGVQSGAPSYQLDLPVPALLPLPTGGAIVSEFREHYPKGRLGNDSFVVDPDAVSLPLRVRTRREGDRMVLKGTGGTKKIKEIFIEAKVPRTERDGWPIVEDADGRILWVPGLKKSAFEAEDRGQARYILLHYEAMNS, from the coding sequence ATGATGGATAAAGTGCGCGCCTTTATTGACAGGCACGGACTGCTTTCAAAAGGGGCGACAGTCATTGTCGGCGTTTCCGGGGGCCCCGACTCGCTTGCTCTGCTGCACGTGTTTCTTTCGCTTCGCGATGAGTGGAAGCTTCGCCTTGTAGCGGCTCATGTCGACCATATGTTTCGCGGGCGGGAATCGGAAGAGGAGATGGAGTTTGTGAAACATTTTTGCGCCGAACACCGTATTTTATGTGAGACGGCGCAAATCGACGTTCCTGCTTTCCAGCGCCGCACGGGCCTTGGCGCCCAAGAGGCGGCGCGCAACTGTCGATACCGCTTTTTTGCCGAACTGGTGAAAAAACATCAAGCCCAGTATGTCGCTGTCGGCCATCACGGCGATGACCAAGTCGAGACGATTTTAATGCGGCTTGTGCGCGGCAGCACAGGAAAAGGATATGCCGGTATCCCCGTCAAGCGGCCGTTTCACGGCGGGTATCTCATCCGCCCGTTTTTAGCCGTCAGCCGGGCGGACATCGAGGAGTATTGCGAAAAGGCAGGGCTCGCCCCGCGCCGCGACCCAAGTAACGAAAAAGACGACTACACGCGCAACCGGTTCCGCCGCTATATTATTCCGTTGCTGAAACAGGAAAATCCGCGCTTGCATGAGCGATTTCAACAATATAGTGAAATGATGGCGGAAGATGAGCAGTTCTTGGAGGAATTGGCAATCGACGCGCTGAATAAAGTAATGGAAAAACAATATAATGAAGTTGTGTTGCATCTCCGCCCGTTTCTCGCATTGCCTCGGCCGTTGCAGCGTCGGGTGTTGCAGCTTTTGCTGCTTCGCCTTTACGACGCCGTTCCGGCGGCGTTGACTTTTGTACATATCGGTCATATACTGATGCTTTGCGAACGCGCCCGCCCTTCCGGACAAATTGATTTGCCAAAAGGGCTCAAAGCGATCCGCTCGTATGACCGCTGTTTGTTTACGTTTGGCGTCCAAAGCGGCGCTCCAAGCTATCAGCTTGACTTGCCGGTTCCAGCGCTATTGCCCCTCCCAACCGGTGGTGCAATCGTGAGTGAATTTAGGGAACACTATCCGAAGGGACGGCTGGGAAACGATTCGTTTGTGGTTGACCCCGATGCGGTGTCCCTTCCGCTTCGCGTGCGGACGCGCCGCGAGGGCGACCGAATGGTGCTGAAAGGGACGGGAGGCACGAAAAAAATTAAAGAGATTTTCATTGAAGCCAAAGTTCCGCGGACGGAAAGGGATGGCTGGCCGATCGTCGAAGATGCCGACGGCCGCATTCTCTGGGTGCCAGGGCTGAAAAAATCGGCTTTTGAAGCCGAAGACCGCGGGCAAGCCCGTTATATCCTGCTCCATTATGAGGCGATGAACAGCTAG
- a CDS encoding type III pantothenate kinase, whose translation MIFVLDVGNTNTVLGVYDGDELKHHWRIETSRAKTEDEYGMTIKALLSHVGLQFSDIRGIIISSVVPPIMFALERMCLKYFHVKPLVVGPGIKTGLDIKYDNPREVGADRIVNAVAGIHLYGSPLIIVDFGTATTYCYINEHKQYMGGAIAPGIMISTEALFARAAKLPRIEIARPDDIIGKNTVSAMQAGILYGYVGQVEGIVSRMKAKSKVPPKVIATGGLAPLIAGESDVIDVVDPFLTLTGLKLLYEKNTEKKG comes from the coding sequence ATGATTTTTGTGTTGGACGTCGGCAACACCAATACCGTGTTGGGGGTTTATGACGGCGATGAATTAAAACACCATTGGCGCATCGAGACGAGCCGGGCGAAAACGGAAGACGAGTATGGCATGACCATCAAGGCGCTCTTGAGCCATGTCGGCTTGCAGTTTTCCGACATCCGCGGCATCATCATTTCTTCGGTTGTGCCGCCGATTATGTTTGCCCTTGAACGCATGTGCTTAAAATATTTCCACGTAAAGCCGCTCGTTGTCGGACCGGGCATTAAAACCGGGCTGGACATTAAATACGATAATCCGCGCGAAGTGGGCGCCGACCGGATCGTCAATGCGGTCGCGGGCATCCATTTGTACGGCAGCCCGCTCATTATTGTCGATTTTGGCACGGCGACCACGTATTGTTATATTAACGAACATAAACAATATATGGGAGGGGCTATTGCCCCGGGAATTATGATTTCGACGGAGGCGCTGTTTGCGCGGGCAGCAAAATTGCCGCGCATTGAAATCGCCCGTCCGGACGATATCATCGGCAAAAATACAGTCAGCGCCATGCAGGCCGGCATTTTATACGGATATGTTGGACAAGTGGAAGGCATCGTGTCGCGCATGAAGGCGAAAAGCAAAGTTCCGCCGAAAGTCATCGCCACTGGCGGCCTTGCGCCTCTCATTGCCGGCGAATCGGACGTGATCGATGTCGTGGATCCGTTTTTGACGCTGACAGGCTTAAAATTGTTGTACGAGAAAAACACCGAGAAAAAAGGATGA
- the hslO gene encoding Hsp33 family molecular chaperone HslO, producing the protein MGDYLVKALAYDGQVRAYAARTTETVAEAQRRHQTWPTASAALGRALTAGVMMGAMLKGDETLTIKIDGGGPIGTILIDSNAKGEVRGYVTNPHVHFELNEHGKLDVARAVGKNGMLTVVKDLGLRDFFTGQVPIISGELGEDFTYYFASSEQIPSSVGVGVLVNPDYTIRAAGGFIIQLMPGTEEQTISRIEERLKQIPPVSRMIENGLTPEQILEQLGGGVRVLETMPVSFVCRCSRERIADALISLGPGEIQDIIDKEGQAEASCHFCNETYHFAKEELEQLKQLAEKR; encoded by the coding sequence ATGGGAGATTACTTAGTCAAAGCGCTCGCCTATGACGGACAGGTGAGGGCGTATGCGGCAAGGACGACGGAGACGGTGGCGGAAGCGCAGCGCCGCCATCAAACGTGGCCGACCGCCTCGGCGGCGCTCGGACGGGCGCTGACGGCCGGCGTTATGATGGGAGCAATGTTAAAAGGGGATGAAACGTTGACCATCAAAATTGATGGCGGCGGGCCGATCGGCACGATTTTAATCGACAGCAATGCCAAAGGGGAAGTGCGCGGCTATGTGACCAATCCGCACGTGCATTTCGAGCTGAATGAACACGGGAAACTCGATGTCGCGCGGGCGGTCGGCAAAAACGGGATGCTGACGGTCGTCAAAGACCTCGGGCTGCGCGACTTTTTCACCGGTCAAGTGCCGATCATCTCGGGGGAGCTCGGTGAGGATTTCACTTATTATTTCGCTTCTTCCGAGCAAATCCCGTCGTCCGTCGGCGTCGGCGTGCTCGTCAACCCCGATTACACGATCCGGGCCGCGGGAGGGTTTATCATTCAATTGATGCCTGGAACGGAAGAACAAACGATCAGCCGCATTGAGGAGCGGTTGAAACAAATTCCGCCTGTGTCGCGCATGATTGAAAACGGCCTAACACCGGAGCAAATATTGGAACAATTAGGCGGCGGCGTCCGGGTGTTGGAGACGATGCCGGTGTCATTTGTCTGCCGCTGTTCGCGCGAGCGGATCGCGGATGCGCTCATCAGCCTGGGGCCAGGGGAGATTCAAGATATCATCGACAAGGAAGGGCAGGCGGAAGCGTCGTGCCATTTTTGCAATGAAACATACCATTTTGCGAAAGAAGAGCTCGAACAGCTGAAGCAACTTGCCGAAAAACGGTGA
- a CDS encoding protein kinase domain-containing protein, which yields MAMSHTSKDRLGNLPPGTVITGKWHGHSYRLLRRLGSGANGVVYLAESGRRRVALKLSDDYASLASEMNILRRFAKVQGAALGPSLLEADDWQSPFARRVVPFYAMEYIEGEQFSAFVRRRGKEWAPVLLMQLLSVLGRLHEEGWVFGDLKPDNLIVTGPPPSVRLLDVGGTTMQGRAIKEFTELYDRGYWGLGSRKAEPSYDLFAAAMVMIAACYPGPLEKKGNGRAQLLSIIETDRFLAQYKEVLQNALDGRYAKAEDMRRDLLAASSRRVAAHYEVKTAAAAPNRRSGRRAAKRRKTGRVAETVLIAVLLLGAYGFYIYWHLSM from the coding sequence ATGGCGATGAGCCATACATCGAAGGATCGTCTTGGTAATCTTCCGCCCGGCACGGTCATCACTGGCAAATGGCACGGCCATTCGTACCGGTTGCTGCGTCGGCTCGGCAGCGGGGCGAACGGCGTCGTCTATCTGGCGGAGAGCGGCCGCCGCCGCGTTGCGCTGAAACTGAGCGACGACTATGCGTCGCTAGCCTCGGAAATGAATATATTGCGCCGTTTTGCCAAGGTCCAGGGAGCCGCCCTCGGGCCTTCTTTGCTGGAAGCCGATGATTGGCAAAGCCCGTTTGCCCGGAGGGTGGTTCCGTTTTATGCCATGGAGTACATTGAAGGGGAGCAGTTCTCCGCTTTCGTCCGCCGGCGCGGAAAAGAATGGGCGCCGGTGCTGCTTATGCAGCTTTTGTCTGTGCTCGGACGGCTTCATGAAGAAGGATGGGTATTCGGTGATTTGAAGCCGGACAATTTGATCGTCACCGGGCCGCCGCCGTCCGTCCGACTGTTGGATGTCGGGGGGACGACGATGCAGGGGCGGGCGATCAAAGAGTTTACCGAGCTGTATGACCGCGGCTATTGGGGGCTCGGGTCGCGCAAAGCAGAGCCGTCGTACGATTTGTTTGCGGCGGCGATGGTGATGATTGCCGCCTGTTATCCGGGGCCGCTCGAGAAAAAAGGGAACGGGAGGGCGCAACTTTTGTCCATCATTGAAACGGATCGTTTTTTAGCCCAATATAAAGAAGTTTTGCAAAATGCGCTTGACGGCCGGTATGCGAAGGCCGAGGACATGCGCCGCGACTTATTAGCTGCCTCTTCCCGCCGCGTGGCGGCACACTATGAGGTCAAGACAGCAGCGGCCGCACCGAACCGCCGGTCGGGGCGGCGGGCCGCCAAGCGCCGCAAAACGGGCAGGGTTGCCGAAACGGTGCTGATCGCTGTTTTGCTGCTTGGCGCGTACGGTTTTTATATATACTGGCATCTGTCGATGTAA
- the hpt gene encoding hypoxanthine phosphoribosyltransferase, with translation MGMKDDIQKVLITEEEIQAKVKELGGLLTKEYEGRFPLAVGVLKGAMPFMADLLKHIDTYLEMDFMDVSSYGNATVSSGEVKIVKDLNTSVEGRDILIIEDIIDSGLTLSYLVDLFRYRKANSIKIVTLLDKPSGRKADIQADYTGFTVPDEFVVGYGLDYAEKYRNLPFIGVLKPEVYQK, from the coding sequence ATGGGAATGAAAGACGATATTCAAAAAGTGTTGATCACTGAGGAGGAAATTCAGGCGAAAGTCAAAGAACTCGGCGGCTTGTTGACGAAAGAGTATGAGGGGCGTTTTCCGCTCGCCGTCGGCGTCCTCAAAGGGGCGATGCCGTTTATGGCCGATTTGCTCAAACATATCGATACATACTTGGAAATGGATTTTATGGATGTGTCAAGCTACGGCAATGCGACTGTTTCATCCGGTGAAGTGAAAATTGTCAAAGACTTAAATACATCGGTTGAGGGCCGCGACATTTTGATCATTGAAGACATTATCGACAGCGGATTGACGCTCAGTTATTTGGTGGATTTGTTCCGCTACCGGAAAGCGAATTCGATTAAAATCGTCACCCTCCTTGACAAGCCGTCGGGCCGGAAGGCGGATATTCAGGCTGATTACACTGGATTTACCGTCCCCGACGAATTCGTTGTCGGCTATGGCCTCGATTATGCTGAAAAATACCGCAACCTCCCGTTTATCGGCGTCTTAAAGCCAGAAGTGTACCAAAAGTGA
- the spoIIE gene encoding stage II sporulation protein E has protein sequence MERVERGTLRRISEVPIHDTQATVSRWIRHVKLRLGHLFVHQGFLLLLVGFLLGRALILAKLTPFALPFFVSVYMLRRDKAAFALIALMAGALTLSFDVLLFVGVSIFGFLFIYGWVRRVISESLKIVPFVVFAVSLAAKWLISYYWVGERTVYGTAMAVVEAGLSLVLTLIFMQSIPLLTVRKHKHALRAEEIISLIILLASMLTGMIGWSAYGLSLEHVMSRYLVLLFAFVAGAATGSTVGVVTGLILSLANVGNLLEMSLLAFAGLLGGLLKEGRKLGVAFGLIVATLLMGLYGNGKAELVPTLLESGIAIVLFLFTAHSLTEKIAKYIPGTAEYINEQQQYVRKIRDVTAQRVSQFSNVFQALAESFSPEPLSDDSEHQEREEDYFLGDITGQTCQTCFKKAQCWVTNFSTTYAYMKRMMHEAEEKTLAHNHQLLREWERHCVKAGKVVDAMEKEMVIYQANRKLKQQIYESRKLVAEQLLGISQVMDDFAKEMQKEQENHYLQEEQIYHALQEFGIEIGHVDIYSLEKGNIDIEMSIPYCDGRGECEKLIAPMLSDILGETIVVKREECAAYPNGYCRVAFGSTKAFVVETGVAFAAKGGELISGDSYATIELGTGKYAVAVSDGMGNGERAHYESRETLRLLQKILQTGMDESIAIKSINSILALRTTEDMYATLDLAIIDLQNAATKFLKIGSMPSFIKRGNKVIKVEASNLPMGILKEVEFDVVSEQLKSGDLLIMMSDGVFEGPMNVENHDVWMKRKIQELKTNDPQEVADLIIEEVIRQCGGEIEDDMTVVVAKVRHNTPKWATIPAYMYMKKAQ, from the coding sequence ATGGAAAGAGTAGAAAGAGGGACGTTGCGCCGTATTTCGGAAGTGCCGATTCATGACACGCAAGCGACCGTATCGCGTTGGATACGCCATGTGAAGCTGCGCCTTGGCCACTTGTTCGTCCATCAAGGATTTTTGCTTCTTCTCGTCGGCTTTTTGCTTGGACGAGCACTCATTTTGGCGAAGCTGACCCCGTTTGCGCTGCCGTTTTTCGTTTCCGTCTATATGTTGCGCCGTGACAAGGCGGCCTTTGCTTTGATTGCCCTAATGGCCGGCGCATTGACACTGTCGTTCGATGTTTTGCTGTTTGTCGGCGTTTCCATTTTCGGCTTTCTCTTTATTTACGGATGGGTGCGCAGGGTGATCAGCGAATCGTTAAAAATCGTCCCGTTCGTCGTCTTTGCGGTCTCATTGGCAGCGAAATGGCTGATCTCCTACTACTGGGTCGGGGAGCGGACGGTTTACGGGACGGCCATGGCGGTTGTCGAAGCCGGGCTTTCGCTTGTGCTTACACTGATTTTTATGCAAAGCATCCCTTTGCTGACGGTCCGGAAACACAAACATGCCTTGCGGGCTGAGGAAATCATTTCATTGATTATTTTGCTTGCCTCGATGTTGACAGGGATGATCGGTTGGTCGGCGTATGGCTTGTCGCTTGAGCATGTGATGTCGCGTTATCTCGTGCTGCTGTTCGCATTTGTCGCCGGGGCGGCGACCGGTTCGACTGTCGGAGTGGTCACCGGCCTCATTTTGAGCTTAGCGAACGTCGGCAACTTGTTGGAAATGAGCTTGCTTGCCTTCGCTGGGCTGCTCGGTGGGCTGCTTAAAGAAGGGCGAAAGCTTGGGGTCGCGTTCGGGCTTATCGTCGCGACGTTGTTAATGGGTTTATACGGGAATGGAAAGGCGGAGCTTGTGCCGACGTTGCTTGAATCAGGCATCGCCATTGTGCTGTTTTTGTTCACGGCCCACTCCTTGACAGAGAAAATCGCCAAATACATTCCGGGTACGGCCGAATATATCAATGAGCAGCAACAATACGTCCGCAAAATTCGCGACGTGACCGCCCAGCGCGTTTCACAGTTTTCGAACGTCTTCCAAGCATTGGCGGAAAGTTTTTCACCCGAACCATTGTCAGATGACAGTGAACATCAGGAGCGCGAAGAAGACTACTTTCTTGGCGATATTACGGGGCAAACGTGCCAAACGTGTTTCAAAAAGGCCCAGTGCTGGGTGACAAACTTTAGTACAACCTATGCGTATATGAAGCGAATGATGCATGAAGCCGAAGAAAAAACATTGGCGCACAACCATCAGCTGCTGCGCGAATGGGAGCGCCATTGCGTAAAAGCAGGCAAAGTCGTTGACGCGATGGAAAAGGAGATGGTCATTTATCAGGCGAATCGCAAACTCAAACAGCAAATTTATGAAAGCCGAAAACTCGTCGCCGAGCAGTTGCTGGGCATTTCCCAGGTGATGGACGATTTCGCCAAAGAAATGCAAAAGGAACAGGAAAACCATTATTTGCAGGAAGAGCAAATTTACCACGCTTTGCAAGAGTTTGGCATTGAAATCGGCCACGTCGATATTTACAGTTTGGAAAAGGGAAATATCGATATTGAAATGAGCATTCCGTATTGCGATGGGCGCGGCGAGTGCGAAAAACTGATCGCGCCGATGCTGTCGGACATTTTAGGGGAAACAATTGTTGTCAAGCGTGAAGAGTGCGCCGCTTACCCGAACGGCTACTGCCGTGTTGCCTTTGGTTCAACCAAAGCGTTTGTCGTGGAAACGGGAGTCGCGTTTGCGGCTAAAGGGGGCGAGCTCATTTCCGGCGACAGCTATGCGACGATTGAGCTTGGCACCGGCAAATATGCGGTTGCCGTCAGCGACGGCATGGGCAACGGCGAACGGGCGCACTACGAAAGCCGCGAGACGCTGCGCCTGCTGCAAAAAATTTTGCAGACAGGGATGGACGAATCGATTGCCATTAAATCGATCAATTCGATCCTGGCGCTGCGGACGACAGAGGACATGTATGCGACGCTCGATTTGGCCATCATCGACTTGCAAAACGCCGCGACAAAGTTTTTGAAAATCGGGTCGATGCCGAGTTTCATCAAGCGGGGCAACAAAGTGATCAAGGTAGAGGCGAGCAACTTGCCGATGGGGATCCTTAAAGAGGTCGAATTTGATGTCGTCAGCGAACAGTTAAAATCGGGCGACTTGCTCATCATGATGAGCGATGGGGTGTTTGAAGGGCCGATGAACGTAGAGAACCATGATGTATGGATGAAGCGAAAAATTCAAGAGTTAAAAACGAACGACCCGCAGGAAGTCGCTGATTTGATCATAGAAGAAGTGATCCGCCAATGCGGCGGGGAAATTGAAGACGATATGACGGTCGTTGTCGCGAAAGTGCGGCACAACACGCCAAAATGGGCGACGATTCCCGCGTATATGTATATGAAAAAGGCGCAGTAA
- the ftsH gene encoding ATP-dependent zinc metalloprotease FtsH gives MNRIFRNTIFYLLIFLVVIGVVSFFNGTNQRTEPMTYDAFITHLENGDVESFSIKPERGVYEIKGQLKTYSEGQYFSTYIMNSDKVLDRIDAAAARTRVEVVPADETSGWVTFFTSIIPFVIIFILFFFLLNQAQGGGSRVMNFGKSRARLYTDDKRKVRFRDVAGADEEKEELVEIVEFLKDPRKFAELGARIPKGVLLVGPPGTGKTLLARAVAGEAGVPFFSISGSDFVEMFVGVGASRVRDLFETAKKNAPCIIFIDEIDAVGRQRGAGLGGGHDEREQTLNQLLVEMDGFNGNEGIIIIAATNRPDILDPALLRPGRFDRQITVDRPDVKGREAVLRVHARNKPLDESVDLKAIAMRTPGFSGADLENLLNEAALVAARRNKKKIDMSDIDEATDRVIAGPAKKSRVISEKERRIVAFHEAGHTVIGMVLADAEMVHKVTIVPRGQAGGYAVMLPKEDRYFMTKAELMDKITGLLGGRVAEEIVFNEVSTGAHNDFQRATNIARRMVTEFGMSEKLGPLQFGQPSGQVFLGRDLHNEQNYSDKIAYEIDLEIQRIIKECYEKAKQILTQHRDKLDLIATTLLEVETLDAEQIKHLFEHGTLPPDRKGRDEAGKGDIDVKINIQKKEE, from the coding sequence ATGAACCGGATTTTCCGCAACACCATCTTTTATTTGCTGATTTTCCTCGTCGTGATCGGCGTCGTCAGCTTTTTTAACGGCACGAACCAGCGAACTGAGCCGATGACGTACGATGCGTTTATCACTCATCTGGAAAACGGGGACGTTGAGTCGTTTTCCATTAAGCCGGAGCGCGGCGTATATGAAATCAAAGGCCAGTTGAAAACATATAGCGAAGGGCAGTACTTTTCCACCTACATCATGAACAGTGACAAAGTGCTTGACCGCATCGATGCGGCGGCGGCGCGGACGCGGGTGGAAGTTGTGCCTGCGGATGAAACGAGCGGATGGGTGACGTTTTTCACTTCCATCATCCCATTTGTTATTATTTTTATTTTGTTCTTCTTCCTTTTGAACCAGGCACAGGGCGGCGGCAGCCGGGTGATGAATTTCGGCAAAAGCCGGGCGCGGCTGTATACGGATGACAAGCGGAAGGTCCGTTTTCGCGATGTGGCTGGAGCGGACGAGGAAAAAGAAGAGCTCGTGGAAATTGTTGAGTTTTTGAAAGATCCGCGCAAATTCGCCGAACTCGGCGCCCGCATTCCAAAAGGGGTGTTGCTTGTCGGGCCGCCGGGGACCGGGAAAACGTTGTTGGCGCGCGCGGTTGCCGGGGAAGCGGGCGTGCCGTTTTTCTCGATCAGCGGGTCGGATTTCGTAGAAATGTTCGTTGGGGTTGGCGCTTCGCGCGTGCGCGACTTGTTTGAAACAGCGAAAAAGAACGCACCGTGCATCATTTTCATCGACGAGATTGACGCCGTCGGCCGCCAGCGCGGCGCCGGCCTTGGCGGCGGCCACGATGAGAGGGAGCAGACGCTCAACCAGCTGCTTGTGGAAATGGACGGTTTTAACGGCAATGAAGGCATCATTATTATTGCGGCAACAAACCGGCCGGACATTTTAGACCCGGCGCTGTTGCGCCCGGGCCGCTTCGACCGGCAGATTACCGTCGACCGGCCGGATGTGAAAGGGCGCGAAGCGGTGTTGCGCGTGCATGCCCGCAACAAGCCGCTCGATGAGTCGGTTGATTTGAAGGCGATCGCCATGCGCACGCCGGGATTTTCCGGCGCCGATTTGGAAAACTTGTTGAACGAAGCGGCGCTCGTTGCAGCGCGCCGCAACAAAAAGAAAATCGACATGAGCGACATCGACGAGGCGACCGACCGCGTCATTGCCGGACCGGCGAAAAAAAGCCGCGTCATTTCGGAAAAAGAGCGGCGGATCGTCGCGTTTCACGAAGCTGGGCATACGGTCATCGGCATGGTGCTTGCCGACGCGGAAATGGTGCATAAAGTGACGATCGTTCCGCGCGGCCAAGCCGGAGGCTATGCGGTCATGCTGCCGAAAGAAGACCGGTACTTTATGACGAAAGCCGAATTAATGGATAAAATCACCGGCCTGCTCGGCGGGCGCGTCGCCGAGGAAATCGTGTTCAACGAAGTGAGCACGGGGGCCCACAACGATTTTCAGCGGGCGACAAACATCGCGCGCCGGATGGTGACGGAGTTCGGCATGAGCGAAAAGCTTGGTCCGCTGCAATTCGGCCAACCGAGCGGGCAAGTGTTTTTAGGACGCGACTTGCATAATGAGCAAAATTACAGCGATAAAATTGCTTACGAAATTGACTTGGAAATCCAGCGCATCATTAAAGAGTGCTACGAAAAGGCGAAGCAGATTTTAACGCAGCACCGTGACAAACTGGATCTAATCGCCACAACGCTGTTGGAAGTCGAAACGCTTGATGCGGAACAAATTAAACATTTATTTGAGCACGGCACGCTGCCGCCCGACCGCAAAGGCCGCGATGAAGCAGGCAAGGGCGACATCGACGTGAAAATCAATATTCAAAAGAAAGAGGAGTAA
- the cysK gene encoding cysteine synthase A, with product MARTVNSVTELIGDTPAVKLNRIVDEDSADVYVKLEFMNPGSSVKDRIALAMIEAAEKEGKLKPGDTIVEPTSGNTGIGLAMVAAAKGYKAVLVMPDTMSLERRNLLRAYGAELVLTPGAQGMRGAIEKAEELAREHGYFMPQQFKNEANPEIHRLTTGKEIVEQMGDQLDAFVAGIGTGGTITGAGKVLREAYPNIKIYAVEPADSPVLSGGKPGPHKIQGIGAGFIPDILDTSIYDEVITVTTDEAFAAARRAAREEGILGGISSGAAIHAALKVAKELGKGKKVLAIIPSNGERYLSTPLYQFED from the coding sequence ATGGCACGCACAGTCAATTCTGTAACGGAACTGATCGGCGATACACCAGCCGTGAAACTAAATCGTATCGTCGATGAGGACAGCGCTGATGTTTATGTAAAATTGGAGTTCATGAACCCGGGCAGCAGCGTCAAAGACCGGATTGCATTGGCGATGATTGAGGCGGCGGAAAAAGAAGGAAAACTGAAGCCAGGCGATACGATCGTCGAACCGACAAGCGGCAACACCGGAATCGGGCTGGCAATGGTCGCGGCGGCGAAAGGATACAAAGCAGTGTTGGTCATGCCGGATACGATGAGCTTAGAGCGCCGCAACCTGTTGCGGGCGTATGGAGCTGAGCTGGTGCTCACGCCGGGCGCTCAAGGAATGCGTGGTGCGATCGAAAAAGCGGAAGAGCTCGCTCGCGAGCATGGCTATTTTATGCCGCAGCAATTCAAAAACGAAGCCAACCCGGAAATTCATCGTTTGACAACGGGCAAAGAAATCGTCGAACAAATGGGCGACCAGCTTGATGCGTTTGTGGCCGGCATCGGGACGGGCGGAACGATCACAGGCGCCGGCAAAGTGTTGCGTGAAGCGTATCCAAACATTAAAATTTATGCGGTTGAGCCGGCTGATTCGCCGGTCTTGTCGGGCGGCAAACCGGGCCCGCATAAAATTCAAGGAATCGGAGCCGGATTTATCCCAGATATTTTGGATACAAGCATTTACGATGAAGTCATTACCGTCACAACCGACGAAGCGTTTGCGGCTGCCCGCCGCGCCGCCCGCGAAGAAGGCATCCTTGGCGGCATTTCGTCCGGCGCTGCCATTCATGCGGCGTTGAAGGTGGCGAAAGAGCTCGGCAAAGGAAAAAAAGTGCTTGCCATCATCCCGAGTAATGGGGAGCGCTATTTGAGCACGCCGCTTTACCAATTCGAAGACTAA
- a CDS encoding vWA domain-containing protein — protein MRKGTLRQILLITDGCSNHGEDPAAMAALAREQGITVNVIGVLDQDTIDENGRREIEAIAAAGGGMSQIVYAKQLSQTVQMVTRQAMTQTLQGLVNRELKQIFGSDVSLEDLPPDKRGQVMEVVDELGETAALDVLILIDTSGSMKTKLPMVKEALLDLSLSLNARMGENRFSVFIFPGKRNYAEKMMDWTPKIEELSTIFPKLSSGGLTPTGPALREAMAYFGRNRSLRSWIHDGDEPYIEGSSW, from the coding sequence ATGCGGAAAGGAACGTTGCGGCAAATTTTGTTGATTACGGACGGCTGCTCAAACCATGGCGAGGACCCGGCTGCGATGGCGGCATTGGCTCGCGAACAAGGCATTACAGTGAACGTAATCGGCGTGTTGGATCAAGACACGATTGACGAAAACGGACGGCGGGAAATTGAAGCGATCGCTGCCGCCGGCGGCGGCATGAGCCAAATCGTGTACGCGAAACAGCTGTCGCAGACGGTGCAAATGGTGACGCGCCAGGCGATGACGCAGACGCTGCAAGGGCTCGTCAATCGCGAGTTGAAACAAATCTTTGGTTCTGACGTTTCGCTTGAGGACTTGCCGCCGGACAAGCGCGGCCAAGTGATGGAAGTCGTCGATGAACTTGGGGAAACGGCCGCACTTGATGTGCTCATCTTAATCGATACGAGCGGAAGCATGAAGACGAAACTGCCGATGGTCAAAGAGGCGCTCCTTGACTTGTCGCTCAGTTTAAACGCTCGCATGGGCGAAAATCGCTTTTCTGTGTTTATTTTCCCGGGCAAACGGAATTACGCTGAGAAAATGATGGATTGGACGCCGAAAATTGAAGAGCTGTCCACCATCTTTCCAAAGCTTTCATCAGGCGGGCTGACGCCGACCGGACCGGCGTTGCGTGAAGCGATGGCCTATTTCGGCCGCAATCGGTCGCTAAGGAGTTGGATTCATGATGGCGATGAGCCATACATCGAAGGATCGTCTTGGTAA